One window of the Allosaccharopolyspora coralli genome contains the following:
- a CDS encoding aldehyde dehydrogenase (NADP(+)) — protein sequence MSEPTGHMFVAGSAVFGSGAKIRAVDPGTGEELEPAFAYGSDEDVDRACEAAREAFGSYRALDPARRARFLERIADNIDAVGVALLERAHAESGLPMGRLTGERARTTGQLRMFATLLREDGVEHPRIDPAQPDRTPAPRADIRQRRVPLGPVAVFGASNFPLAFSVGGGDTASALAAGCPVVVKAHDAHPGTSELVARAVSAAVADEGLPAGTFSLLFGSGPGLGVRLVMDPRIQAVGFTGSRSGGLSLLAAAQARPRPIPVFAEMSSTNPVFLLPGALAERAEEIADAFVGSLTAGAGQFCTNPGLVVAVDGPDLRRFLDTSAAAVGESAPATMLTPAIAAAYEQGLSALAAHPAVEVLARGAETELPHRCRSALLATDADSFTTDSALQHEVFGSSSLVIRCRDQEQVRKVAAHVEGQLTATVHASESDRSEAGTLLESLELTAGRILFNGWPTGVEVGHAMVHGGPFPATSDSRTTSVGTLAVDRFLRPVAYQDVPAELLPSSVRDTNPGSLWRRVDGELGRH from the coding sequence ATGAGTGAACCGACCGGCCACATGTTCGTCGCCGGTAGCGCGGTGTTCGGATCGGGCGCGAAGATCCGGGCCGTCGATCCCGGTACGGGTGAGGAACTGGAGCCCGCCTTCGCCTACGGCAGTGACGAGGACGTCGACCGAGCCTGCGAGGCGGCGCGAGAAGCCTTCGGTTCGTACCGTGCGCTGGATCCGGCTCGACGCGCGCGGTTCCTGGAACGCATCGCCGACAACATCGACGCCGTGGGTGTTGCCCTGCTCGAGCGAGCTCACGCCGAGTCCGGGCTCCCGATGGGGAGGTTGACGGGCGAGCGGGCCCGCACGACGGGTCAGCTTCGGATGTTCGCGACGCTGCTGCGCGAGGACGGCGTGGAACATCCCCGAATCGACCCCGCGCAACCCGACCGCACTCCCGCGCCGAGGGCGGATATCCGGCAGCGAAGAGTCCCGCTCGGTCCGGTCGCGGTGTTCGGTGCGAGCAATTTCCCGTTGGCCTTCTCCGTCGGTGGTGGCGACACGGCCTCCGCTCTTGCCGCCGGTTGCCCGGTCGTGGTCAAGGCGCACGACGCGCATCCTGGTACGTCCGAACTCGTGGCGCGCGCCGTGTCCGCCGCGGTGGCCGACGAAGGTCTACCCGCGGGGACGTTCTCTTTACTGTTCGGTTCGGGGCCCGGGCTCGGCGTCCGGCTCGTCATGGATCCGCGGATTCAGGCGGTCGGATTCACGGGGTCGCGTTCCGGTGGGCTGTCGCTGCTCGCAGCGGCGCAGGCGCGACCGCGGCCGATTCCGGTTTTCGCGGAGATGAGCAGCACGAACCCGGTGTTCCTGCTGCCGGGCGCACTCGCCGAGCGCGCCGAGGAGATCGCCGACGCGTTCGTGGGTTCGCTGACGGCCGGTGCCGGACAGTTCTGCACGAACCCGGGACTGGTCGTTGCCGTCGACGGGCCGGATTTGCGAAGGTTCCTGGACACCTCCGCCGCGGCAGTGGGCGAGAGTGCGCCCGCGACGATGCTGACTCCGGCGATCGCGGCTGCCTACGAGCAGGGACTCTCGGCCCTGGCGGCACATCCGGCCGTCGAGGTGCTGGCTCGCGGAGCGGAGACGGAGCTACCCCACCGGTGCCGATCCGCCCTGCTCGCGACCGACGCCGACAGCTTCACCACGGACAGCGCACTGCAGCACGAGGTGTTCGGATCGAGCTCGCTGGTGATCCGGTGCCGTGACCAGGAACAGGTTCGGAAAGTCGCCGCGCATGTCGAAGGTCAGCTGACCGCAACGGTGCACGCCTCGGAGTCGGATCGGTCCGAAGCGGGGACACTGCTCGAATCCCTCGAACTCACCGCGGGGCGCATCCTGTTCAACGGATGGCCGACCGGCGTCGAGGTCGGACACGCGATGGTCCACGGTGGACCGTTCCCGGCCACTTCCGACTCCCGGACGACCTCCGTCGGCACGCTCGCCGTCGACCGGTTCCTGCGGCCCGTGGCCTATCAGGACGTTCCCGCGGAACTGTTGCCGAGTTCGGTCCGCGACACCAACCCCGGCAGTCTGTGGCGCCGCGTCGACGGCGAACTCGGTCGACACTGA
- the kdgD gene encoding 5-dehydro-4-deoxyglucarate dehydratase: MSRFSPPGVADRLASGLLSFPVTHFRDDLTFDEPAYRDNIGWLSTFEPSGLFAAGGTGELFSLTPGEVESVVAAAVREAPSNVPVVAPAGYGTAMAVEMARSAGRAGADGLLLLPPYLTETDQEGLIAHVRAVCAATDVGVILYSRANAIYTDTTVARLADECPNLIGFKDGVGDIEKMTRIHSRMGDRLTYIGGLPTAETFALPYLEMGVTTYSSAMFNFVPEFASRFYAAVRERDRATVHRYLNQFVLPYCDIRNRRNGYAVSIVKAGMKVIGRPAGPVRSPLTDLDESEVAMLADLVKQGTEE; the protein is encoded by the coding sequence ATGTCACGCTTTTCGCCGCCCGGGGTCGCCGATCGCCTGGCTTCCGGGCTGCTGTCGTTTCCGGTGACGCACTTCCGCGACGACCTGACCTTCGACGAGCCTGCCTACCGCGACAACATCGGATGGCTGAGCACATTCGAGCCGTCCGGTCTGTTCGCGGCCGGCGGTACCGGGGAACTGTTCTCGCTGACCCCAGGGGAAGTGGAGTCGGTGGTGGCTGCCGCGGTGCGGGAGGCTCCGTCGAACGTGCCGGTGGTCGCCCCTGCCGGATACGGCACCGCGATGGCCGTGGAGATGGCGCGGAGCGCAGGCCGCGCCGGCGCCGACGGGTTGCTGTTGCTGCCTCCGTATCTCACGGAGACCGACCAGGAGGGCCTCATCGCGCACGTTCGCGCGGTGTGCGCGGCGACGGATGTGGGGGTGATCCTCTACAGCCGTGCGAACGCGATCTACACCGACACTACGGTGGCGCGGTTGGCCGACGAATGTCCGAACCTCATCGGGTTCAAGGACGGGGTCGGTGACATCGAGAAGATGACCCGGATCCACTCCCGCATGGGCGACCGGCTCACCTACATCGGCGGTCTGCCGACCGCCGAGACGTTCGCGTTGCCCTACCTGGAAATGGGCGTCACGACGTACTCGTCGGCGATGTTCAACTTCGTCCCGGAGTTCGCGTCGCGTTTCTACGCGGCGGTGCGCGAGCGCGACCGCGCGACGGTCCACCGGTACCTGAACCAGTTCGTGCTGCCGTACTGCGACATCCGCAACCGACGCAACGGCTATGCGGTGAGCATCGTCAAGGCGGGAATGAAGGTCATCGGTCGTCCGGCGGGGCCGGTGCGCAGTCCCTTGACGGATCTGGACGAAAGCGAAGTCGCGATGCTGGCCGATCTGGTCAAGCAGGGGACGGAGGAATGA
- a CDS encoding LysR substrate-binding domain-containing protein, whose product MFTLSQLTGFVAVAEEGHFGRAADRLRMTQPPLSRQIQQLEKQLQTRLIDRSSRTVRLTPAGRAFLQDARRLLRDAENAALSVRRATDGHAGVVRMGFTATSAHDVLGGLLSCAREHLPHVEFVLRELVTRDQMERISSGALDLGLARPPARPELTSRLLRSEPLVAALPEGHPLAEQLTPLELDAFHGAEVVTYSPSEARYFHDLLVGVFQTAGVRPTYVQHVSQVHTVLALVEVGLGIGLVPSTAAKLRVDNVVLRPVILPDPNPVELHLVWREDNDNPALHSLLDIVG is encoded by the coding sequence ATGTTCACGCTCAGCCAGCTCACCGGGTTCGTCGCCGTCGCCGAGGAAGGCCATTTCGGCCGCGCGGCGGACCGTCTGCGCATGACGCAACCACCGTTGAGCCGTCAGATTCAGCAGCTGGAAAAGCAGCTCCAGACCCGATTGATCGACCGCAGCAGTAGGACGGTACGGCTGACACCGGCGGGCCGAGCGTTCCTGCAGGACGCGCGACGGTTGTTGCGCGACGCCGAGAACGCCGCGTTGTCGGTTCGCCGGGCCACCGACGGCCACGCCGGTGTGGTGCGCATGGGATTCACCGCGACCTCGGCCCACGACGTGCTCGGCGGGTTGCTCAGCTGTGCGCGCGAGCATCTCCCCCACGTCGAGTTCGTGCTCCGCGAACTCGTCACCCGGGACCAGATGGAGCGGATCTCCTCCGGTGCCCTCGATCTCGGCCTGGCACGTCCGCCCGCTCGGCCGGAGTTGACCTCTCGCCTGTTGCGTTCCGAACCACTCGTCGCCGCTCTCCCCGAAGGCCATCCGCTCGCCGAGCAGCTCACACCACTCGAACTGGACGCGTTCCACGGCGCGGAGGTCGTGACCTACTCACCGTCCGAGGCGCGATACTTCCACGATCTGCTCGTGGGTGTCTTCCAGACGGCGGGGGTCCGGCCCACGTACGTGCAGCACGTCAGCCAGGTACACACCGTGCTCGCGCTGGTCGAAGTCGGACTGGGGATCGGGCTGGTTCCGTCCACGGCGGCGAAGTTGCGGGTCGACAACGTGGTGCTGCGACCCGTGATTCTCCCGGATCCGAACCCGGTGGAACTGCACCTCGTCTGGCGAGAGGACAACGACAATCCCGCCCTGCACTCTCTGCTCGACATCGTCGGCTGA
- the uidB gene encoding glucuronide transporter — MKLHPRQIAGYGAGDAANNLAFSMSTMFLLLYYTDVAGIPAVLAGTIFLVVRIWDGVTDLIAGGLVDRSSSRWGKFRPWLLFASLPLLLLSVATFWVPDWGLAGKLIYAYVTYAAMCTAYSFVNIPYGSLAAAMTQDPVERTKLATARSMGYALVALVLAVVVSPQIENSADLQSSLTWTTSVFVVVGFGLYLFTFATAKETVHREVEQVSWKQSVASLRTNRPLILLCLSSLVLLSALFSVQTMGVYYARDVLGNANVYIAIMLAKTGTMFLAAPLAPRIVRRFGKKAGYTGGGVVAIIGFLGITVVPASMLALAIGFFVVSGFGLGLISTLMWSFEADTVEYGEWRTGVRSEGATYAVYSFVRKVGQALGGASASFTIGLAGYVGGASVQTEAAVWGIRLASGLVPALLTVLALAIMVAYPLTEQRFGEITEELRQRRSERGSETSASVSEA; from the coding sequence ATGAAGCTCCATCCACGCCAGATCGCCGGGTACGGCGCAGGAGATGCGGCGAACAATCTGGCTTTCTCGATGTCCACGATGTTCCTGCTGCTGTACTACACGGACGTCGCCGGGATTCCGGCCGTGCTCGCGGGAACGATCTTTCTCGTGGTCCGCATCTGGGACGGGGTTACCGACCTGATCGCGGGCGGCCTCGTCGACCGGTCGTCGAGCCGGTGGGGCAAGTTCCGGCCCTGGTTGTTGTTCGCGTCGCTGCCCTTGTTGCTGCTGAGCGTGGCGACGTTCTGGGTGCCGGATTGGGGCCTGGCGGGCAAGCTGATCTACGCCTACGTGACGTATGCGGCGATGTGCACGGCCTACAGTTTCGTGAACATCCCGTACGGATCCCTCGCGGCGGCGATGACCCAGGATCCGGTGGAGCGCACCAAGCTGGCCACCGCTCGGTCGATGGGATACGCCTTGGTGGCCCTGGTTCTGGCGGTCGTGGTCTCGCCGCAGATCGAGAACTCGGCGGACCTGCAATCCTCGTTGACGTGGACCACGTCGGTGTTCGTGGTGGTCGGCTTCGGGCTGTATCTGTTCACGTTCGCCACCGCGAAGGAGACGGTGCACCGTGAGGTGGAGCAGGTCAGCTGGAAGCAATCGGTCGCTTCACTCCGGACGAACCGTCCGCTGATTCTGCTCTGTCTGAGCTCGTTGGTGCTGCTCAGTGCCCTGTTCTCGGTGCAGACGATGGGTGTCTACTACGCCAGGGACGTGCTCGGCAACGCGAACGTCTACATCGCCATCATGCTCGCCAAGACCGGCACCATGTTCCTCGCCGCGCCGTTGGCGCCACGGATCGTGCGCCGGTTCGGGAAGAAGGCCGGATACACCGGCGGCGGTGTCGTGGCGATCATCGGGTTCCTGGGAATCACCGTCGTTCCCGCGTCGATGCTCGCTCTCGCGATCGGCTTCTTCGTGGTAAGCGGTTTCGGTCTCGGCCTGATCTCCACGTTGATGTGGTCGTTCGAAGCGGACACCGTGGAGTACGGGGAATGGCGTACCGGAGTCCGCAGTGAGGGGGCGACTTACGCCGTGTACTCGTTCGTTCGCAAGGTTGGGCAGGCACTCGGCGGGGCGTCGGCGTCGTTCACCATCGGACTGGCCGGATACGTCGGCGGCGCGTCGGTGCAGACCGAGGCGGCCGTGTGGGGTATCCGGCTCGCGTCCGGCCTCGTCCCGGCCCTGCTGACCGTGCTCGCGCTCGCGATCATGGTCGCCTATCCCCTGACCGAGCAGCGATTCGGGGAGATCACCGAGGAGCTGCGGCAGCGGCGGTCCGAGCGAGGGTCCGAGACATCGGCGTCGGTCTCGGAGGCGTGA
- the uidA gene encoding beta-glucuronidase produces MLRPIANAQRDRYRLDGLWDFTVDVEGVGRSQRWWRTLPDAVEVPVPASYNDLFADPEIRDHVGEVWYQTSVHVPARWSGERIVLRFDAATHRAVVWVGEQQVAEHEGGYTPFEADVTDVVTPGADNRVTVVVDNTLNWASIPPGHVEDTPDGKRQRYHHDFFNYAGLHRPVWLYTTPKAHVDDVTVVTGLNGTTGTVNYEVEARGAEGLTVHAALRDSSGAEVAAGDGASGTLEIVDVHPWRPGEGHLYELGVELRDASGTSVDAYSLNVGVRTVAVDGNRFLINGEPFYFTGFGMHEDHAVRGKGHDDVSMVHDFALLDWIGANSLRTSHYPYAEEVLDYADRHGIVVIDETAAVGLNLGVAGGILGGPPDQRTFSEDTIGNQTQRNHRQAIRELVARDKNHPSVVLWSIANEPESHTEESRKYFQPLFEETRRLDPSRPVGFVNIMLAPPDKCVLTELADVVMLNRYYGWYTHPGDLAAAERGLEAELLEWERRYGKPIVMTEYGADTVAGLHSVTPQPWSEEYQVEFLEMYHRVFDRIESVAGEQVWNFADFATGSGFARVDGNKKGVFTRERRPKAAAFSLRRRWRSEK; encoded by the coding sequence ATGCTTCGACCCATCGCCAACGCACAACGCGACCGGTACAGGCTCGACGGCCTGTGGGACTTCACGGTCGACGTCGAGGGCGTCGGGCGTTCCCAGCGGTGGTGGCGCACGCTGCCGGACGCGGTCGAGGTACCGGTGCCTGCCAGCTACAACGACCTGTTCGCCGACCCGGAGATCCGAGATCACGTCGGCGAGGTCTGGTACCAGACGTCGGTGCACGTGCCTGCGCGGTGGAGCGGCGAGCGGATCGTGCTCCGTTTCGACGCCGCGACGCACCGGGCGGTCGTATGGGTCGGTGAGCAGCAAGTCGCCGAGCACGAGGGGGGCTACACGCCGTTCGAAGCCGACGTGACCGACGTCGTGACCCCGGGTGCCGACAACCGCGTCACGGTGGTCGTCGACAACACGTTGAACTGGGCGTCGATCCCGCCCGGCCACGTCGAGGACACCCCGGACGGCAAGCGTCAGCGCTACCACCACGACTTCTTCAACTACGCCGGCCTGCACCGGCCGGTGTGGCTGTACACGACACCGAAGGCCCACGTCGACGATGTCACCGTGGTCACCGGCCTGAACGGCACGACCGGAACCGTGAACTACGAAGTCGAGGCCAGGGGCGCCGAAGGCCTCACGGTGCACGCGGCGCTGCGTGATTCCTCGGGTGCCGAGGTCGCGGCCGGTGACGGAGCTTCGGGAACCCTCGAAATCGTGGACGTGCACCCGTGGCGTCCGGGCGAAGGACATCTCTACGAGCTCGGTGTGGAACTCCGCGACGCCTCCGGGACTTCTGTCGACGCGTACTCGCTCAACGTCGGTGTGCGCACGGTCGCCGTGGACGGCAACCGCTTCCTGATCAACGGCGAGCCGTTCTACTTCACCGGTTTCGGGATGCACGAGGACCACGCCGTGCGCGGCAAGGGACACGACGACGTGTCGATGGTGCACGACTTCGCGTTGCTGGACTGGATCGGCGCGAACTCGCTGCGGACCTCGCACTACCCGTACGCCGAGGAGGTGCTGGACTACGCCGACCGCCACGGGATCGTCGTCATCGACGAGACGGCTGCGGTCGGGCTCAACCTCGGTGTGGCGGGCGGCATCCTGGGTGGGCCGCCGGACCAGCGGACGTTCTCCGAGGACACCATCGGCAACCAGACGCAGCGGAATCACCGGCAGGCGATCCGGGAACTGGTGGCCAGGGACAAGAACCACCCGAGCGTCGTGCTGTGGAGCATCGCGAACGAACCCGAGTCGCACACCGAGGAGTCGCGCAAGTATTTCCAGCCGCTGTTCGAGGAGACTCGTCGACTGGACCCGTCCCGGCCGGTGGGTTTCGTCAACATCATGTTGGCACCGCCGGACAAGTGTGTCCTCACCGAGCTCGCCGACGTGGTGATGCTCAACCGCTACTACGGCTGGTACACGCATCCCGGAGATCTCGCCGCTGCCGAGCGCGGACTCGAAGCGGAACTCCTCGAGTGGGAGCGGCGGTACGGCAAGCCGATCGTCATGACCGAGTACGGCGCGGACACCGTCGCGGGCCTGCACTCGGTCACGCCGCAGCCGTGGTCCGAGGAGTATCAGGTCGAGTTCCTCGAGATGTATCACCGCGTGTTCGACCGCATCGAGTCGGTGGCCGGGGAACAGGTGTGGAACTTCGCCGACTTCGCCACCGGATCCGGTTTCGCCAGGGTCGACGGGAACAAGAAGGGCGTGTTCACCCGGGAACGTCGTCCGAAGGCCGCCGCGTTCTCGCTGCGCCGCCGGTGGCGCAGCGAGAAGTGA
- a CDS encoding LacI family DNA-binding transcriptional regulator, with the protein MDRTGPTIYDVAHLCGVAASTVSRTFANPARVSAATREQVRAAAQEIGYEPRPLARVEAPGRTRTLTLVVTDISNPYYAPMIKAAQARAGEKNYTLALADSDESAKVEVSNLRQLLATSSGAILATSRLSDEVIHTLTHHRALVMVNRTVEGVPSLVVDTAEGMRKAVRHLAALGHRRIAYLSGPRNSWINSARWRAVQSETHALGVEADFHGPYTPNRRGGEEATDRLMLARSTAAIAYNDLMAIGALQRLRSAGLSVPDDLSLVGCDDIFGADLTVPGLTSISGPTERVGSDAVDTLDAQISRHGPERDSQHYDAHLVVRGSTGRPKDGN; encoded by the coding sequence ATGGACCGAACCGGCCCGACGATCTACGACGTGGCCCACCTGTGTGGGGTCGCGGCCTCCACCGTGTCGCGCACGTTCGCCAACCCGGCCCGGGTCAGCGCAGCCACCCGGGAGCAGGTCCGTGCGGCTGCCCAGGAGATCGGCTACGAACCGCGACCGCTGGCGCGCGTCGAAGCACCCGGCCGCACGCGCACCCTCACGCTCGTGGTCACCGACATCTCCAACCCGTACTACGCACCCATGATCAAGGCTGCTCAGGCGCGGGCGGGCGAGAAGAACTACACCCTCGCTCTCGCCGACAGCGACGAGTCGGCCAAGGTCGAGGTGAGCAACCTGCGGCAACTGCTCGCGACGAGCAGCGGAGCCATCCTGGCCACGTCACGCCTGTCCGACGAGGTGATCCACACGCTGACCCACCACCGCGCGCTGGTCATGGTCAACCGCACCGTCGAGGGTGTGCCGAGTCTCGTCGTCGACACGGCGGAAGGGATGCGCAAGGCCGTGCGCCACCTCGCCGCACTCGGTCATCGCCGCATCGCCTACCTCTCCGGGCCGCGCAACTCCTGGATCAACAGCGCCCGCTGGCGGGCCGTCCAGTCGGAGACCCACGCGCTCGGCGTCGAGGCCGACTTCCACGGCCCGTACACACCGAATCGCCGTGGCGGCGAGGAAGCCACCGACAGGTTGATGCTGGCACGCTCGACCGCCGCCATCGCCTACAACGATCTGATGGCCATCGGCGCGCTGCAACGACTGCGGTCGGCGGGCCTGAGCGTCCCCGACGACCTCAGCCTCGTCGGCTGCGACGACATCTTCGGCGCCGATCTGACCGTGCCCGGTCTGACGTCCATCTCCGGGCCGACCGAACGCGTGGGCAGCGACGCGGTGGACACCCTCGACGCCCAGATCTCCAGGCACGGCCCCGAACGGGATTCCCAGCACTACGACGCACACCTCGTGGTGCGCGGCTCCACCGGCCGGCCGAAGGACGGCAACTAA
- the uxaC gene encoding glucuronate isomerase encodes MNGGTTPSTGPDLSARYGGRVPLQPHPDRLLPPNPDTRAVARRLFDDVRDLPLISPHGHIDPRLLADDEPFTDPASLLVTPDHYVTRLLHADGVPLHQLGLSDRDGVETAPPREVWRNFCERWHLFLGTASRQWIEAELHDVLGATVQPSAETADELFDELAARLNKPEFRPRALYDSFRIEVLATTDDPADDLRHHRALAADPTWRGRVVPTFRPDAYLDATRADWPQSLDRLASVSGIDTRDYDGLIAALESRREYFRDNGATATDHSAPDAGMEFLDTAEAARLFDRVRAGQADTGEARLLSRHLLGEMARMSSEDGMVMALHPGSRRNHHPDTLRRFGADTGHDIPLQMEFTRALQPMLERFGTNPRFRTVLFTLDETVFSRELAPLAGFYPSVYLGAPWWFLDAPRAMHRFRDAVTETAGFHRNAGFIDDTRGFCSIPARHDTARRVDAAHLAGLVAEHVLTEDDAHRVIRDLNDRQPRTAFRL; translated from the coding sequence ATGAACGGCGGCACAACACCGAGCACCGGCCCGGACCTCTCCGCTCGCTACGGCGGACGGGTGCCTCTCCAGCCGCATCCGGACAGGCTGCTTCCCCCGAACCCGGACACACGAGCCGTCGCGCGTCGCCTGTTCGACGACGTCCGCGACCTTCCGCTGATCAGCCCGCACGGCCATATCGATCCCCGCCTGCTCGCCGACGACGAACCGTTCACCGACCCGGCATCGCTGCTGGTCACCCCCGACCACTACGTGACTCGCCTGCTGCACGCGGACGGGGTGCCGTTGCATCAGCTCGGCCTGTCCGACCGGGACGGCGTCGAGACCGCTCCACCACGCGAGGTGTGGCGCAACTTCTGCGAGCGGTGGCATTTGTTCCTCGGCACCGCGTCGCGGCAATGGATCGAGGCTGAGCTGCACGACGTGCTCGGTGCGACCGTGCAGCCCTCGGCCGAGACCGCCGACGAGTTGTTCGACGAGCTGGCCGCCCGCCTGAACAAGCCCGAGTTCCGCCCCCGCGCGCTCTACGACTCGTTCCGGATCGAGGTGTTGGCGACAACCGACGACCCAGCGGACGACCTCCGGCACCACCGCGCCCTGGCCGCCGACCCCACCTGGCGCGGTCGTGTCGTGCCGACGTTCCGCCCTGACGCCTACCTCGACGCCACCCGCGCCGACTGGCCACAGTCCCTGGACCGACTCGCCTCGGTGAGCGGAATCGACACCCGCGACTACGACGGTCTCATCGCGGCACTCGAGTCGCGGCGAGAGTACTTCCGGGACAACGGAGCCACCGCGACCGACCACAGTGCACCCGACGCCGGGATGGAGTTCCTGGACACCGCCGAGGCGGCTCGCCTGTTCGACCGCGTCCGTGCCGGACAGGCCGATACGGGTGAGGCGCGACTGCTCTCGCGCCACCTGCTCGGAGAGATGGCCCGAATGTCCAGTGAGGACGGAATGGTGATGGCGCTGCATCCCGGCAGCAGGCGCAACCACCATCCGGACACGCTGCGCCGGTTCGGCGCCGACACCGGGCACGACATCCCGTTGCAGATGGAGTTCACCCGCGCCCTGCAACCGATGCTGGAGCGATTCGGCACGAATCCGCGGTTCCGGACCGTGTTGTTCACACTCGACGAAACGGTCTTCTCGCGCGAGCTGGCACCGTTGGCCGGCTTTTACCCGTCGGTGTATCTCGGCGCACCGTGGTGGTTCCTCGACGCGCCCCGGGCGATGCACCGTTTCCGCGACGCCGTCACCGAGACGGCCGGGTTCCACCGAAACGCGGGATTCATCGACGACACTCGCGGATTCTGCTCCATTCCGGCGCGCCACGACACCGCTCGACGCGTCGACGCGGCACACCTCGCAGGGCTCGTCGCCGAGCACGTGCTCACCGAGGACGACGCACACCGCGTCATCCGCGACCTCAACGACCGTCAGCCCCGTACCGCGTTCCGCCTCTGA
- a CDS encoding mannitol dehydrogenase family protein: protein MPRLDRTSTHRAAPAPVRAVHLGLGAFHRAHQAVYTMVDPEWGIAAYTFRSTTLPRQLTEQEGLYTVQTHGEDGPRVQVVDSISRAHPGGDHEQWLADLSSPEMALVTLTITEAAYHVSTPLDGTALGKLLAGLQERHRTGGAPLALVPCDNLPGNGGVLRAALLAAASDATPEFRTWLSEHVSFVDTVVDRITPATTDAALATVARELGVHDQVPVVTEPFSEWLLRGRFPQGRPRWEQSGARFVDDLDAYEQRKLWFLNGAHTLLAYTGPALGCTTIDEAVRHPRLEAWMESWWDTAECHAELPGDELRDYRGKLRERFASRGIRHRLLQIAADGSQKIPARILPVLRAERALGRMPASAVAALAGWVIHLRTQDVRDPDAEKLTALAHSDEAVLHLLGALSPELADDRELVTAVEERRSDLETG, encoded by the coding sequence ATGCCGCGCCTCGACCGCACCTCCACGCACCGCGCCGCACCCGCACCGGTACGCGCCGTGCACTTGGGTCTCGGCGCCTTCCACCGCGCGCACCAGGCGGTCTACACGATGGTCGATCCGGAGTGGGGCATCGCGGCGTACACGTTCCGCAGCACCACACTGCCTCGGCAGCTCACCGAACAGGAGGGCCTGTACACCGTGCAGACCCACGGTGAGGACGGACCGCGGGTCCAGGTCGTGGACTCGATCAGTCGCGCACACCCCGGCGGAGATCACGAACAATGGCTCGCCGACCTCTCGTCTCCGGAGATGGCGTTGGTCACGCTCACCATCACCGAAGCCGCGTACCACGTGAGCACTCCGCTCGACGGGACCGCGCTCGGCAAGCTCCTCGCCGGGCTACAGGAACGTCATCGCACCGGTGGCGCACCCCTCGCGCTCGTACCCTGTGACAACCTGCCGGGCAACGGCGGCGTCCTCCGTGCCGCACTGCTCGCTGCCGCCTCGGACGCCACACCGGAGTTCCGTACGTGGCTGAGCGAACACGTATCCTTTGTGGACACCGTTGTCGACCGGATCACCCCCGCCACGACCGACGCGGCTCTGGCCACGGTCGCACGTGAGCTCGGCGTCCACGACCAGGTTCCGGTGGTGACCGAGCCGTTCAGTGAGTGGCTGCTCCGGGGTCGGTTCCCCCAAGGGCGACCCCGGTGGGAACAGTCGGGCGCTCGATTCGTCGACGACCTCGACGCCTACGAACAACGTAAACTGTGGTTTCTGAATGGCGCCCACACGCTGCTGGCCTACACCGGTCCCGCATTGGGCTGCACGACCATCGACGAGGCCGTCCGCCATCCGCGTCTCGAGGCGTGGATGGAGTCATGGTGGGACACCGCCGAGTGCCATGCCGAGCTGCCGGGCGACGAGCTCCGCGACTATCGCGGCAAGCTGCGCGAACGGTTCGCCTCGCGCGGCATCCGGCACCGTCTGCTGCAGATCGCCGCCGACGGGTCGCAGAAAATCCCCGCGCGCATTCTGCCCGTGTTGCGAGCCGAACGCGCACTCGGCAGGATGCCGGCCAGCGCGGTCGCAGCACTGGCCGGATGGGTGATTCACCTGCGCACCCAAGACGTCCGCGACCCCGATGCCGAGAAACTCACCGCGCTGGCGCACTCGGATGAGGCGGTCCTCCACCTTCTGGGCGCTCTGTCGCCCGAACTCGCCGACGACCGTGAACTGGTCACCGCCGTCGAAGAACGCCGCTCGGACCTCGAAACCGGGTGA